GCTGCTCGACGGCTTCGACACCGGCTACAGCCACTACTCGTTCAACCTCCGTCGGACGCCGCTTGACGACCTGCCGTTCCGGCAGGCGCTCAGCTTCGCGTTCGACGACTTCTACTGGACCCAGCAGCTGCTTCGCGGCTACGCCCAGCAGGGCGACTTCGTGATGCCGCCAGGCTACACGGCCGTGCGGCCGGAGACGGGGTCGGACCAGGAACTGCTCGAGGGGCCGTCGACGCAGGCGTTCACGTTCCGCCAGTCGAGCCCGAGCGTTCCGAACGTCGAGGCGATCCGCTCGTTCCTCACGGAGGGGCAGATGATCACCGGCGAGGAGGGGACGTTCGTCGGACAGGAGTACCCCGGCAGCCTCACCGGCGTCACCGCGAGCCAGACGGAGCCGAAGCACGACTACAGCTTCGGTCCCGTCGAGTCCGAAGTGCTCCAGGAGTCCGACGCGGAGCCCGATCAGGAGATCCGCGTCAACGGCGAGACGCTCACCGAGGTCCACGACGGGCCGCTCACGATGCTGCTGTCGCCGGCGCAGGAGGCGCCCCAGACGGCCCAGATGGTCTCCGACTGGATCACCTCCCTTCACGAGGTCGGCATTCCGATCGACCGCGAGGTCGTCTCGTTCAACACCCGCGTGACCCGGGCGTACGGCTCGGAGGACTTCGACATCTTCAGCATGGGCTGGGTGAACCTCTCGCCGTTCGCGACGAACACGCTGTACAGCCTGTTCCACTCCGACAACGCCGACGACCACTCGGTCGCGGAGACGGAGGGCGACGACGAGAACACCTCGACGCTGCTCAACAACGCGATGGGCTACGGGCTGTTCGATGACGCGGGCGCCGACGAGCTCATCGACGAGGCGCGCACCACCCTCGACGCCGAGGCGCGCAACCAGACCTCTCGTGAGGCCGTCGAGCGGATCTACCTCGACTTCCCGACGATGGTGACCAACTACGGGGTGCCGAAGTGGCCGATCAACTCCTCGGAGTGGACCGGCGCCATCGAGAACATCCCGGGCCCGGGTTCGACGTACCTGGGAACCCAGATCCTGCAGATCCACCAGAACGAGTAACGCCCCTCGAAACGATCGCCGCGTCCGACTGACGCGCGGCGTCGGGCACCCCGCACCGCCCTCGAACCGATGGGGCGGGGCGGGGCCCCTGACGGCGTCGCCCGTCGGGTATCGGACGATTCAACAGGTTCAAACGGCCGCCTTCGTGATACAGTAGTACGCGGAACGGTCCCACAAAACGCATGACCAGAATCAGTGGAAAATACCTCGCAAAGCGGATCGTCGTTTCGTACCTGACGCTCCTGGTGATCATGTCGCTTCTGTTCGTCCTCCTGCGGAGCATGCCGGGCTCGTTCATCACGAGCATGATCAGCTCCGGCATGACCGCCGAACAGATCGAGCGGATCCGGGAGACGTGGGGACTGAACGAACCGCTGTGGAGACAGTATCTCGACTTCATGATCAACTACCAGACCGGCAACTTCGGCCGGTCGCCCACGTACAACGCCCCCGTCGCGGACCTGATGATCCGCCGGATGCCGCGGACGCTGATCCTGTTCGGATCGACGTTCCTGATCGGCTTCATCATCGGCCCGTTGGTCGGGATGTACCTCGGCTGGTGGCGCGGGTCGAAGAAGGACAAGTCCATCTTTAGCACCTCGCTGCTGCTGTACTCGATGCCCAGCTTCTGGATCTCGTGGCTGTTCATCTGGGTGTTCAACTACGAGTTCGGCCTGTTGCCGAGCGCGTACATGTTCACGCAGTTCCCCGAGTTCCAGTGGACCGCCTTCACCGTGATGCGCGACGTGCTGTACCACATCGCGCTGCCGATAATGAGCCTCACGTTCATCGGCTGGGTCGGGTCCATGCTCATCATGCGCCCGACGATGAACCAGGTCACCGACGAGGGGTACGTGTTCCTCGCGCGGGCGAAGGGCCTCTCGGAGCGGACGGTGATGATCAAACACGCCGCGCGCAACGCGCTCATCCCGGTGGCGACCGGCGCGGTCGTCGGACTGGCGTTCCTCATCGACGGCTCGATCATCATCGAGAACGTGTTCAACTGGCCGGGCATGGGGCAGATCATCGTCACGTCGGTGCTGGAGCGCGACTTCCCGGTCGCACAGGCCACGTTCTTCCTGCTGGCCGTGCTGGTCGTCATCATGCGGCTGCTCACCGACGTCGTGTACACGTACCTCGACCCCCGGATCAAGTTCGGGGAGGGTGAATAATGGCAACCGGACAAGGAGACACCGAGACCGACGGCGAATCGTACGCGCGGCGCTGGGGGCCGCGGATCGAGCGACTCAAGCGGGGCTGGAGCCGGTACACCGAGCACAACATCGGTATCCTCGGGCTCGTTATCCTCGCGATATTCAGCCTGTGGGCGGTGATCCCGGGCGTCTTCGCGCCCCATTCCCCCGATTGGATCGCGTACATCGGCGAGCCCCCCATCGAGAGTCGACTCACGGCCGACCAGGTCCGCTCGCTCCCGCACCCGCCGGCGTTCGGGGACCCGTTCTTCGCGCCGCTGGGGACGAACGCGAACGGGAACGGCATCCTCTCGCTCGTGATCTACTCCGCGAGCAACGCCATGTACATCGGCCTGGCCGCCGGACTGCTGTCCAGCCTCGTGGGCGTCCCGCTGGGGCTGATCTCCGGGTTCTACGGCGACACGTGGATCGACGAGGCGATCCAGCGGTTCGTCGACATCATGTACGGCCTGCCGTTCCTGCCGTTCCTGATCGTCCTCGTCGCCATCCGCGGGATCACGACGACGAACATCATCATCGGCATCGCGGTCACCTCCTGGCTCAACAACTGTATCACGATACGCGGGGAGACGCTCTCGCTGAAGGAGCGGTCGTACGTCGAGTCCGCGAAGGTCGCCGGGGCCTCCGACACCCGGATCATCTTCCGGCACATCATGCCGAACGTCCTCCCCATCTCGTTCGTGTTCCTCGCGCAGGACGCCGCGGGCGCGGTCATCGCGCAGGCGTCGCTGGCGTACCTCGGGCTGGCGGACTTCACCGCCAACTCGTGGGGGATCATGCTCGAGAACATCAAATCGCAGGGATACATCTTCGACGCCTGGTGGTGGCTGCTGCCGCCGGGCATCGCGCTGATGTTGATGGCCGCATCGTTCTACTTCATCGGCTTCTCGATGGAGGACGTGACCAACCCGCAGCGGTGATCTGATAGCACATGACACTACTCGAAGTAAACGACCTCTCGATCCGATACGCGGTCGACGACGGCTCGTCGGTTCACGCCAGCGACGACGTGAGCTTCTCCGTCGAGCCCGGCGAGACCTACGGGCTCGTCGGCGAGTCCGGCTGCGGGAAGACGACCCTGGCGAAGAGCCTCGTGCACCTGCTCGACGACAACGGGTACATCGAGGAGGGGGAGGTGTGGTTCGACACGACGCTCCCCCAGTGGGCCGACGAGAACGGCGATCCGAAGCAGTCGGTCATCGACGACCCGGACAAGCCCGTGCGCGAGGACGGGAAGACGGACCTCGCGCGGCTCGACGACAAGCAGATCCGCGACATCCGCTGGCGTGACATCGCCATCATCCCGCAGTCGGCGATGAACGCCCTGAACCCGGTGTACAAGGTCGGCGACCAGATCGTCGAGGCGATCCTCCGACACGAGCCGGAGACGACCGCCGAGGAGGCGCACGAACGCGCCCGCGACCTGCTCGAGCGCGTCGGCATCGAGCCGGACCGCGCCGACGACTACGCCCACCAGTTCTCCGGCGGGATGAAACAGCGGGCGGTCATCGCCATGGCGATGGCCTGCAGCCCGGACCTGCTGATCGCGGACGAGCCGACGACGGCGCTGGACGTGATCATTCAGGACCGGATCCTCGAGGAGCTGGAGGCGCTCCAGGAGGAGTTCGGCGTCTCGATCCTCGTCATCAGTCACGACATCTCGGTGATGGCGGAGATCTGCGACCGGATGGCCGTGATGTACGGCGGGAAGGTGATGGAGTCGGGGCGCACGGAGGACATCTTCGGCGAGACGGCGAACCCGTACACGCTCGGGCTGAAGAACTCCTTCCCGACGATCACCTCGACGGATCAGGACCTCGTTTCCATTCCGGGGACGCCGCCGACGCTCCGTGACCCCGACGAGGGCTGTCGCTTCCGCGACCGGTGTCCGTTCGCCGTCGAGGAGTGTCACGCCGCGCACCCGCCGATGTACGACGTCGCCGCCGCCGACGAGGACGGCCGGACGGTCGAGGCGACCGACCGGCGGGCACACGCGACGGCCTGCTACCGAATCGACGACCTCGAACAGCTCCGAACCGACGCACTCAACGAATCCACATGGACCGACCAGACGATCGAGAACCGTTAGTAGAGATCGAGGGGCTCCGGAAGCTCTTCGACCAGTCACAGGGCATCATCGACACCGTCCTGGGTCGCGAGCCGCAGCCGGTTCGCGCAGTCGACGGGGTGTCGCTCGACATCTACCCGGGCGACACGGTCGGCATCGCCGGCGAGTCGGGCTGCGGCAAGACGACCCTCGGGAAGCTGCTCGTGAAGCTGTACGAGCCCACGGAGGGGTCGATCAGCTTCGACGGGGAGGAGATCACCGACATGACCCGCGAGGACGAGCGCGAGTTCCGCAAGCGGGTCCAGATGATCTTCCAGGACCCGTTCGAGTCGCTCAACCCCCGGATGACGGTGTACGACACCATCGCCGAGCCGCTCAAGATCAACGAGATGACCGAGGGGTACGACGAGCGGCGTGCGCGCGTGAAGCAGGTGCTCGAGGACGTCGGGCTGGGTCCCGCCGAGGTGTATCTCGACGCGTTCCCGGACGAGCTGTCCGGCGGCGAGCGCCAACGCGTCGCGATCGCTCGGGCGCTGGTCGTCGACCCGGACTTCATCGTCTGCGACGAGCCGGTGTCGATGCTGGACGTGTCCATCCGCGCGGGCGTGTTGAACCTGATGCAGGAGCTGCAGGACGAGTACGACCTCACCTACCTGTTCATCAGCCACGACCTCTCGCTCATCCGCTACATGTGCGACCGTGCCGGGATCATGTACCTCGGTAACATGGTCGAGCAGGGTCCCACGGACGACGTCATCGACGACCCCAAGCACCCGTACACCGAGGCGCTGTTCGACGCGGTGCCGGACGTGGAGTTGGGCGAGGACCGCCGTCGCGCCAACGCGACCGGCGAGGTCCCCTCCCCCCGGAACCCGCCGAGCGGCTGTCGGTACCACCCGCGGTGTGCCCACATCATCCCGCCCGACGGCTGGGGCGGCAGCCAGGAGGCGTTCCGGCGGGCGTTCCAGTTCAAGCTGAAGGCGAAGCGCGGCGAGCTCGACGCCGACGCCGCGCGCGACGACGCCGGCGACGCCGGCGACGCGGTCGAATCCCTCGTCGAACAGGGGCTGACGCTGGACGTGCCCGAGGAGTACCGCTCGGAGACGGAGATCGAGACCGGCGGCCACCGCGTCGACGCGTCGACGCTCGATCTCCCGTCGGACGCCAGCGCCGCCCTCGAGGAGTCCGCCGAGGCGGTGCTCGACGGCGACGCCGAGGCCGCCGTCGCGGCGCTCGACGACGTGATCACGACATCGTGTGCAACCCGCGAGCCGCGGCCGCTCCCGTCGGGGACGCGCGAGGTCGCGTGTCACCGGTACGAGGACGACGGCGTCGAGGGGATCGGCGGCTCCGACGGCGGGCTCAACGCGGCCCCCGCGGAGGACTGACGGGTGGTCAGGTCCCCACGTACCCAGCGCGCCCTCCTCGTCGCGCTCGCCGTCGTGCTCGCCGTCAGCGCCGCCGCGTTCGTCGCGACCGCGAGCGCACAGCTAGCGTGGCAACAGCGCGACAGCATCGACTTCCGGGCGACCGACTACGAGCTCGTCGACGGCGAGGACCCGCGGCTACGGGTGACTATCGACGTGCGGAACCCGACGAGCGTCGACGCGCGCGTTCGCGCCGGCTCGCTGGTCGTGTACGACGGCGACCCAGCCGACGGCGAGGCGTTGACGGTTCCGCGAAGCGAGCGGCTGACCGGCGACCGTGAGGCCGCGGTCCCCGCCCGCGGAACGACGACGGTGACGCTCGTCGCGGAGGTCCCCGCCGACACGGTCGAACGGGCGCGGGCGGCCATCGAGGCCGACCGCGCGGTCACGTCCGGAACCGTCGCCGTGACCATCCGCGGGCGGAGCTACGAGGCCAATGTCTGAGCGAACGTCCGGATTGGCCGCGGCCGTGATACGGCCCGCGCGCGCCTCCTACGGGTCGCGCAGCGAGCGGATCGCGTCGGCGGTCACGGTCGGGCTGCTCACCGGGCTGGCGACCGCGATGGCCACGTACACGCTGTGGCAGACCTCGCTCGCCCCCGGGTGGGCCGGCGACACCGTCATGGCGGCGCTCGTGTTCGCGGCGGGCGCGCTCGTGAAGCTGCTGTGCCAGAACCTCGAGACGAGCGTGCTCGCGCTGTCGATCGCCGTCGTCGCGGGCGCCGCCCTGACGGCGGCGGCCGGGGTGGCCCCGTATCTGCTGCTCGACATCGGGACGCTCGGTGGGATCGTGTTGCTGCCGGAGCTTCGCGACGTGATCACGCTCGTGGTCTTCGGACAGGTGCCGCTGCTGTTGTTCGGCTACCTCGTCGCGATCGTCTACGACGGCGCGACCGCCTGAGGGGTCGCGCCGGCGACGCCGACGACGACGGCGACGACAGGCCTTTACTCCGCTGTCCGGTACGCGAGGGTATGCCCAAGGAGATCCCGACCGACGAGAAGTCGGTGCGCGAGCGCGGGACGTACGCCAACGACGGCAACGACCCGACGCTGGCGTCGTACCTCTCGTCGCTGTTCTTTCTCCTGTCGGTGCCGGCGTTCGTGACGCTCGCGTACGTCGGCTACTGGGCCGGGCTCTACGGGGAGTCGACGGTCGTCCCCGCGTTCGCGGGGCTGCTCCTCGCGGGGCTGGCCGGCGTGTTCGCGGTGATGCACTACACGACAGGCAGGTGAGGCCGACCGCCAGGCGAGGCACGGGTGCCCGCGGTGGGGAGTCCGGTTCAGCTTGGGCGTCGCGAGCGACTCGGACGGAACGCGGAACCGAGGAGCGTTCAGAATCGAATCGAGTCGAAGCGAGACGGCGTGAGGACTTACTGTGCGGCCGCGAACGGGATCAGTACCACTTGTCCTTGTACACGCACTGGAGGGGTTCGGTGACGACGTTCGTCGCCAGCGCCATCGAGACGATCTCGACGGCGTCGTCGTACTCGCCGGGGTCGACCGCGTCGTCGTCCCAGGCGGCGGTGCCGACGCCCAACTCGACGTGGTAGTCGTACACCGTGATCAGCCACTCGTCGGGAAGCGTCCGTTCGTCGGCGTCGGACTCGTTGATCACCCGGAGGAGGTACTTGAACGTCGTGTCCTCGCGGTCGGAGAGGTCGTCGCCGGCGTCGTAGCCGGGGACGTTGGGCGTGCCGAACAGCTGCACGAGCCGGTAGAGGGCGGTGCCGATGTCGTCGTGGCTGCCGCGCTCGGTCGGGTCGGGCTCGAGCTCGACGTGGACGTCGTTGCGCGCCTCGCGGAGGTTCACCTCACGGAGGGAGGCGCCCTCCTCGCGGCGCGACAGGATCTCCTCGCGCGATATCGGGACCATCGTGAACTCGCGAAGCTCCTCGACCGGTGGCGACTGCGGATGGTCTCGGATGTCGTACTGCATCTCAGTACGCGAACCCCATGAACCCCTTCCAGCCGATGTACCCGGCGACGATACAGGCGACGCCGGTCGCAGTCACGGTCAGCGCCTCCAGGTTGGAGATCCCCTCGATCCCGTTCAGACCCAGATACAGCGTGATCCCGAGCATTGTGAAGATGTAGCCAACGACCAGCCCCAGGATCATGACGCCGAGCGAGGCGGCGCCGAGGGGACCTTTGAGGGGATCGGGGACACGATTGCTCACGGACATTCGTACGTGTCGGTAGCGGATTCGCGGGTCTTAATTCCCCCGTTACGCGGTGGCATGGTGTCGGCCGAGCAGGGTCGGCGCAGTCGGGGCCGGCGGCTGTTACCGGTCGTTGTCGCCGCCGTTGCCGCGGCCGTCGCGTTCGGCGGCTCCGGGTTCGGCGTCGCCGAGGGGGCTCATCTCGGGGTCGAACGCCGACTCGTCGTCGGCCGGGCCGTCCCCGGCTGCGGAGGGCGACCGGTCGCGACGCTCGTGTTCGCCGCGTTCGCGGGCATCGGTGGTGAGGGCGTACTCCTCGGCGATCGGCTTACGGGCGCGGTAGCCGATCGCGATGGCGACGACGCCGGCGACGCCGTACACGACGACCGGCGTCGAGGTCACGCCCACCTCGCCGGTGACGACCGAGAGGTGTAGTGCCTGGCCGATCGAGAGGGCGCCGACGACGAGCATCGACGTGGAGATCACGCCGAGAAAGCGAGTGGAAACCATGCCGCTAGTGGGGTCGCCGTCGTGAAAAGCGCGGGGGAGTCGGCCGACTCAACCGTCGCCGTACTCGTCGACGACGACGACCTCGCCGTCCTCGACGGTGACGTTGATCAGCGTCTTCACCGAGTGGTCGGTGTCGTCGAGCTTGTTCGGGCCCGCCTTCTTGATCACCGCGACCACGTCGACCACGTCGGCGCCGATGTGGGTGAGCGCGTCGAGGATGCCCTTCATCGTGCCGCCAGTCGAGAGCACGTCGTCGAGGACGAGCACGCGGTCGCCCTCGAAGACGTCGTTGATGTACATCTCGCCCTCGGAGTAGCCCGTCTCCTGCTGGAGCGCGACCTCGCCGTCGAGGCCGTACTCGCGCTTGCGGATGACGACCAGCGGGATGTCGGTCATCAGCGACAGCGCGGTGGAGATGTGGATCCCCATCGCCGCGGGGGTGACGATCTTGTCGACGTCCTCGATCTGGGCCTTCCGGATGATCCGGATGACGATCTCCCGGAGGAGCTCGGGTTCCAGCATCGGAACGCCGTCGCTGATGGGGTGTACGAAGTACTGGTACTCGCCCTTCTCGATTATCGGCGCGTCCAGCAGGGACTGGCGCAGGCGGTCCATGTCGCCGGTACCGCCACCGAGGTGAAAAGCGCGGCGGATCCCCGCAGCGGTCGAGTGAGCGTCCCGCGGTACGACGACGCACGGTCGCCGGCGACG
This genomic stretch from Halobaculum roseum harbors:
- a CDS encoding ABC transporter substrate-binding protein; protein product: MSDNQSGSSRRRFLQGTGVAAVSAGLAGCSGNGDGTETSGDDSTPTPEQTPTEVENTDDIPTGGIFDFGMGTSPNTLNVLASSSAYVGVITDRIYESGAAIDPVNFEMHPNVFTDWDYEVLDETGEDDQPNVEVYFNVRTDGLTWNDGEEFTVDDVLFSYNYLMEQNPGGYAASINPIVSVEEHDGDWDCVMTLSQPNGTFAYDQLGLPILPEHRWGDVDDYQTYEPADTDFGPVGLGPGVVTQYDPDTAVEVSFADREGEYNLSELSWREEVSGIIAGGPFIDAMRIRVYSSTSALHQALFQGDIDSLYDGVRTSRIEDAQDDEDIELLDGFDTGYSHYSFNLRRTPLDDLPFRQALSFAFDDFYWTQQLLRGYAQQGDFVMPPGYTAVRPETGSDQELLEGPSTQAFTFRQSSPSVPNVEAIRSFLTEGQMITGEEGTFVGQEYPGSLTGVTASQTEPKHDYSFGPVESEVLQESDAEPDQEIRVNGETLTEVHDGPLTMLLSPAQEAPQTAQMVSDWITSLHEVGIPIDREVVSFNTRVTRAYGSEDFDIFSMGWVNLSPFATNTLYSLFHSDNADDHSVAETEGDDENTSTLLNNAMGYGLFDDAGADELIDEARTTLDAEARNQTSREAVERIYLDFPTMVTNYGVPKWPINSSEWTGAIENIPGPGSTYLGTQILQIHQNE
- a CDS encoding ABC transporter permease, translated to MTRISGKYLAKRIVVSYLTLLVIMSLLFVLLRSMPGSFITSMISSGMTAEQIERIRETWGLNEPLWRQYLDFMINYQTGNFGRSPTYNAPVADLMIRRMPRTLILFGSTFLIGFIIGPLVGMYLGWWRGSKKDKSIFSTSLLLYSMPSFWISWLFIWVFNYEFGLLPSAYMFTQFPEFQWTAFTVMRDVLYHIALPIMSLTFIGWVGSMLIMRPTMNQVTDEGYVFLARAKGLSERTVMIKHAARNALIPVATGAVVGLAFLIDGSIIIENVFNWPGMGQIIVTSVLERDFPVAQATFFLLAVLVVIMRLLTDVVYTYLDPRIKFGEGE
- a CDS encoding ABC transporter permease; translated protein: MATGQGDTETDGESYARRWGPRIERLKRGWSRYTEHNIGILGLVILAIFSLWAVIPGVFAPHSPDWIAYIGEPPIESRLTADQVRSLPHPPAFGDPFFAPLGTNANGNGILSLVIYSASNAMYIGLAAGLLSSLVGVPLGLISGFYGDTWIDEAIQRFVDIMYGLPFLPFLIVLVAIRGITTTNIIIGIAVTSWLNNCITIRGETLSLKERSYVESAKVAGASDTRIIFRHIMPNVLPISFVFLAQDAAGAVIAQASLAYLGLADFTANSWGIMLENIKSQGYIFDAWWWLLPPGIALMLMAASFYFIGFSMEDVTNPQR
- a CDS encoding ABC transporter ATP-binding protein translates to MTLLEVNDLSIRYAVDDGSSVHASDDVSFSVEPGETYGLVGESGCGKTTLAKSLVHLLDDNGYIEEGEVWFDTTLPQWADENGDPKQSVIDDPDKPVREDGKTDLARLDDKQIRDIRWRDIAIIPQSAMNALNPVYKVGDQIVEAILRHEPETTAEEAHERARDLLERVGIEPDRADDYAHQFSGGMKQRAVIAMAMACSPDLLIADEPTTALDVIIQDRILEELEALQEEFGVSILVISHDISVMAEICDRMAVMYGGKVMESGRTEDIFGETANPYTLGLKNSFPTITSTDQDLVSIPGTPPTLRDPDEGCRFRDRCPFAVEECHAAHPPMYDVAAADEDGRTVEATDRRAHATACYRIDDLEQLRTDALNESTWTDQTIENR
- a CDS encoding ABC transporter ATP-binding protein, with amino-acid sequence MDRPDDREPLVEIEGLRKLFDQSQGIIDTVLGREPQPVRAVDGVSLDIYPGDTVGIAGESGCGKTTLGKLLVKLYEPTEGSISFDGEEITDMTREDEREFRKRVQMIFQDPFESLNPRMTVYDTIAEPLKINEMTEGYDERRARVKQVLEDVGLGPAEVYLDAFPDELSGGERQRVAIARALVVDPDFIVCDEPVSMLDVSIRAGVLNLMQELQDEYDLTYLFISHDLSLIRYMCDRAGIMYLGNMVEQGPTDDVIDDPKHPYTEALFDAVPDVELGEDRRRANATGEVPSPRNPPSGCRYHPRCAHIIPPDGWGGSQEAFRRAFQFKLKAKRGELDADAARDDAGDAGDAVESLVEQGLTLDVPEEYRSETEIETGGHRVDASTLDLPSDASAALEESAEAVLDGDAEAAVAALDDVITTSCATREPRPLPSGTREVACHRYEDDGVEGIGGSDGGLNAAPAED
- the hpt gene encoding hypoxanthine/guanine phosphoribosyltransferase, which gives rise to MDRLRQSLLDAPIIEKGEYQYFVHPISDGVPMLEPELLREIVIRIIRKAQIEDVDKIVTPAAMGIHISTALSLMTDIPLVVIRKREYGLDGEVALQQETGYSEGEMYINDVFEGDRVLVLDDVLSTGGTMKGILDALTHIGADVVDVVAVIKKAGPNKLDDTDHSVKTLINVTVEDGEVVVVDEYGDG